A part of Molothrus aeneus isolate 106 chromosome 10, BPBGC_Maene_1.0, whole genome shotgun sequence genomic DNA contains:
- the PLSCR5 gene encoding phospholipid scramblase family member 5, whose product MASQESQGQTKLIFKDYLPGSSDTPQQNTPVEPTSLWKQASHTHNLPPGLEYLNQLDQIIIHQQVDLLEAILGTETSSKYEIKNPLGQRVYFAVEENGCFDRKLCAPLRAFTISIADNAGREVIRVIRPLRCTSCCFPCFLQELEVQSPPGTVAGYVVQNWDPFLPKFTIQNESKEDVLKIIGPYATCGCFEDVDFEVKTLNEMTTIGKISKYWSGFVNNVFTNTANFGIQVPVDLDVRIKAVMIGACFLIDLMFFENSLDGL is encoded by the exons ATGGCCTCTCAAG aatctCAGGGACAAACCAAACTAATCTTTAAGGATTACCTCCCTGGTTCTTCTGACACTCCTCAGCAGAATACGCCTGTTGAACCAACAAGTCTCTGGAAGCAAGCATCACACACTCATAATTTGCCACCTGGTCTGGAGTACCTGAACCAG ctgGACCAGATAATTATTCATCAGCAAGTGGATCTTCTGGAAG CCATACTTGGCACAGAGACCTCCAGCAAATACGAGATAAAGAACCCCTTGGGACAGAGAGTTTACTTTGCAGTGGAAGAGAACGGCTGCTTTGACCGCAAGCTGTGCGCGCCCCTCCGGGCCTTCACCATCAGCATCGCGGATAACGCCGGCCGCGAGGTGATCCGCGTCATCCGGCCCCTGAGGtgcaccagctgctgcttcccctgcttCCTGCAGGAG TTAGAAGTTCAGTCCCCACCAGGTACAGTAGCTGGGTATGTTGTACAGAACTGGGACCCTTTTCTGCCAAAGTTCACCATACAGAATGAAAGTAAAGAAGATGTGCTAAAAATAATTGGCCCATATGCAACCTGTGGCTGTTTTGAAGATGTTGACTTTGAG GTAAAAACTCTGAATGAGATGACAACGATCGGCAAAATTTCCAAGTATTGGTCTGGATTTGTCAACAACGTCTTCACCAACACCGCCAACTTTGGGATCCAGGTTCCTGTGGATCTCGACGTGAGGATCAAGGCAGTCATGATTGGTGCTTGTTTCCTCATT GACTTAATGTTCTTTGAAAACTCTTTGGATGGATTATAA